One segment of Microbacterium arborescens DNA contains the following:
- a CDS encoding Lrp/AsnC family transcriptional regulator, which produces MTTDPARLRSLLEPERDVLEIDDIDRRILHRLHEDARASMRSIAAEVGMSAPAVAERIARMERGHVIRRHTIELDWAALGYPMLVVMPLRLTGDADAATVLSALKAIDAMTEVIVLAAGYDLMARFRVRDHADLQRLLVEEVWPIPGIDRVETMLAIGRLADPEPLQHVLATETPARKRRRP; this is translated from the coding sequence ATGACGACCGACCCAGCGCGACTGCGCTCTCTGCTCGAGCCCGAACGCGACGTGCTCGAGATCGACGACATCGACCGGCGCATCCTCCATCGCCTTCACGAGGACGCACGGGCGTCGATGCGCAGCATCGCGGCGGAGGTGGGAATGTCGGCCCCGGCCGTCGCCGAGCGGATCGCCCGCATGGAGCGAGGTCACGTCATCCGGCGACACACGATCGAACTCGACTGGGCGGCACTGGGCTACCCGATGCTCGTGGTGATGCCGCTGCGCCTGACAGGCGACGCAGACGCCGCCACGGTCCTGAGCGCGCTGAAGGCGATCGACGCGATGACCGAGGTCATCGTGCTGGCCGCCGGGTACGACCTCATGGCGCGGTTCCGCGTGCGGGACCATGCCGACTTGCAGCGGCTGCTCGTCGAAGAGGTCTGGCCCATCCCGGGGATCGACCGCGTCGAGACCATGCTCGCCATCGGCCGTCTCGCCGATCCCGAACCGCTGCAGCACGTGCTGGCGACCGAGACTCCCGCGCGCAAACGGCGCCGCCCGTGA
- a CDS encoding CPBP family intramembrane glutamic endopeptidase: protein MTHVSRSRLWWEIALVLAVSVGRSAFFSVLSFLQAVTSEVSLGDQSTSLNPGAATADAWSVVSQVFSNLFNLAPVALAIYFLWEPGRSALRRIGLDFRMFGRDAGAGILLVALIGVPGLGLYALGRALGITVQVGAAPLDGGWTAVLLLALAALRAGLTEEVIFIGYLFDRLRRLGWSTWAIILSTAALRGLYHAYQGIGPIFGNIAMGVVFGWVYHRWGRVMPLVVAHVVIDLVAFIGYPLAASWWPGLF, encoded by the coding sequence ATGACGCACGTGTCGCGGAGTCGGCTCTGGTGGGAGATCGCCCTCGTCCTGGCGGTCTCCGTGGGCCGTTCGGCCTTCTTCTCGGTGCTGTCGTTCCTGCAGGCCGTGACGAGCGAGGTGAGCCTGGGCGACCAGTCGACCTCGCTCAACCCGGGCGCCGCGACGGCGGATGCCTGGTCAGTGGTCTCGCAGGTCTTCTCGAATCTGTTCAACCTGGCCCCGGTGGCGCTGGCGATCTACTTCCTCTGGGAGCCGGGCCGGTCGGCGCTGCGCCGCATCGGCCTGGACTTCCGGATGTTCGGGAGGGATGCCGGCGCCGGCATCCTGCTCGTCGCCCTCATCGGCGTTCCCGGCCTCGGCCTCTACGCCCTCGGGCGCGCGCTCGGCATCACCGTCCAGGTCGGCGCGGCTCCGCTCGACGGCGGGTGGACGGCCGTCCTCCTCCTCGCCCTCGCCGCGTTGCGCGCGGGCCTCACGGAAGAGGTCATCTTCATCGGGTATCTGTTCGACCGGCTGCGGCGGCTCGGCTGGAGCACGTGGGCGATCATCCTGTCGACGGCGGCGCTGCGCGGCCTGTACCACGCGTACCAGGGCATCGGTCCGATCTTCGGCAACATCGCGATGGGCGTGGTCTTCGGATGGGTGTACCACCGCTGGGGCCGGGTGATGCCGCTCGTGGTCGCCCACGTCGTGATCGACCTCGTCGCCTTCATCGGCTATCCGCTGGCCGCATCGTGGTGGCCCGGTCTCTTCTGA